The following are encoded in a window of Pirellulales bacterium genomic DNA:
- the fadA gene encoding acetyl-CoA C-acyltransferase FadA → MIRPVIVAAARTPIGRSHQEKGVFRDVRSDDLATAVVKAVVERSGIDPNEVEDVVLGNTQQQGEQGMNVARTVALMAGMPMHAAGATINRLCGSSLQALNQAAHSIIAGGEDVQIVGGLEHMQHIPMDAGINLNPRLFQRTSKGALLMGVTAEFLAQTQGISREEQDRFALRSHQRAAAAHTKGEFKPEIVPIYGRDEAGHRVLVEVDQCVRPDTSMEALAAIKPAFMPGMGTVTAGNSSPLNDGAAALLVMSEDKAKSLGLKPLVRIVATAVVGVEPAVMGTGPVPATKKALQRAGMKLSDIDLIELNEAFASQSLACIRMSKFDEAKVNVRGGAIAIGHPLGASGARITTTLLHNMLDRGAQTGLATMCIGVGQGIATVFERV, encoded by the coding sequence ATGATACGCCCCGTCATCGTCGCTGCCGCACGCACTCCAATTGGCCGGTCACATCAAGAAAAGGGTGTATTTCGCGATGTTCGCTCGGACGATTTGGCGACGGCTGTCGTCAAAGCCGTCGTGGAGCGGAGCGGCATCGATCCGAACGAAGTCGAAGACGTCGTGCTGGGCAATACGCAGCAGCAAGGCGAGCAGGGAATGAACGTCGCTCGCACGGTGGCCCTCATGGCTGGGATGCCGATGCATGCGGCCGGGGCAACGATTAACCGGCTGTGCGGCTCCAGCTTGCAAGCGCTCAATCAAGCAGCGCATTCCATCATCGCCGGCGGCGAAGATGTGCAGATCGTCGGCGGACTGGAGCACATGCAGCACATTCCGATGGACGCAGGGATCAATCTGAATCCTCGGCTCTTTCAGCGCACCAGCAAAGGCGCGCTGCTCATGGGTGTCACGGCGGAATTCCTTGCGCAGACGCAGGGCATTTCCCGCGAGGAGCAAGATCGGTTCGCGCTGCGCAGCCATCAGCGTGCCGCGGCGGCACATACCAAAGGCGAATTCAAACCAGAGATCGTGCCCATCTACGGCCGCGATGAGGCCGGCCATCGCGTGTTGGTCGAAGTCGATCAGTGCGTGCGTCCGGACACTAGCATGGAAGCCCTTGCGGCGATCAAGCCAGCGTTTATGCCGGGGATGGGAACGGTGACGGCCGGCAATAGTTCACCGCTGAACGACGGTGCCGCGGCCCTATTGGTCATGTCCGAAGACAAAGCAAAGTCGCTCGGCCTGAAGCCGCTCGTGCGAATCGTTGCGACGGCCGTTGTCGGCGTCGAACCGGCCGTTATGGGCACTGGCCCGGTGCCGGCGACGAAGAAAGCCCTGCAGCGCGCTGGCATGAAGCTGAGCGACATTGATTTGATCGAACTGAACGAAGCCTTCGCGTCGCAATCGCTGGCTTGCATCCGCATGTCGAAGTTCGATGAAGCGAAAGTCAACGTCCGCGGCGGGGCGATTGCCATCGGTCATCCGCTTGGCGCCAGTGGCGCCCGTATCACGACGACGCTGCTGCATAACATGCTCGACCGTGGCGCACAAACTGGGCTGGCAACCATGTGCATCGGCGTCGGACAGGGTATCGCCACGGTTTTCGAACGAGTCTAA
- a CDS encoding long-chain fatty acid--CoA ligase: protein MSQLPSTLPSLFIRRVAASSNNVALHLLKSDPAALQVLTWNDLAQEVRRLAAGLRRAGVEPGDRVCQVSENRYEWIVVDLAVHLAGGVHVAIHASLSGPQIAFQIADSGSKIVIVSGESQVTKLLSEKVALPRGLKYFSFDPREQSIAGDDVLPFTELFAAVARDGVAGIEQEAIENVKATDLATILYTSGTTGEAKGVMLSHGNLVSNAIGSCDAFQTEAEDIRLCWLPLSHIFARTCDLYTWLVRGSQLGLAENREKIIMHCSQLRPTLMNGVPYFFEKVKRSLVDAGKVGPAEPGGPTHLQRLLGGRIRACCSGGAALPNHVAEFFWQEGVPLVQGYGLTESSPVITTGTPSRHKLGTVGQPIKGVEVKIADDGEILTRGPHVMLGYWNRADATTATMRDGWLQTGDLGSLDADGYLRITGRKKEIIVTAGGKNIAPVYLESLLTQDPLVAQAIVIGDNRKYLTALIVPNPDALRAEIISRHLPVISPAEALAHPSVLELYRERIDSRLAEASDCEQIQRFKLLPRGFTMEQEELTPTLKLRRKMIHEHFAAEIETLYSDLTLNCGTEHSK from the coding sequence ATGTCCCAACTGCCCAGCACGCTGCCGTCGCTGTTTATCCGTCGCGTCGCGGCCAGCAGCAACAACGTCGCCTTACATCTGCTCAAAAGCGATCCGGCCGCGTTACAAGTACTTACTTGGAACGATCTGGCCCAAGAGGTTCGCCGATTGGCCGCGGGCCTTCGTCGCGCTGGAGTTGAGCCGGGAGATCGTGTCTGTCAAGTTTCGGAAAACCGCTATGAATGGATCGTCGTCGACTTGGCCGTGCATCTTGCCGGCGGAGTCCATGTGGCGATTCATGCCTCCCTTTCTGGGCCGCAGATCGCGTTTCAAATTGCCGACAGTGGGTCAAAAATCGTAATCGTGTCCGGTGAATCGCAAGTGACCAAACTATTGTCGGAGAAGGTAGCTTTGCCGCGCGGTTTGAAGTACTTTTCATTCGATCCCCGCGAGCAGTCGATCGCCGGTGACGATGTCTTGCCCTTCACCGAGTTGTTCGCGGCGGTCGCCAGAGATGGAGTCGCGGGTATCGAGCAAGAGGCCATCGAAAACGTCAAGGCCACCGACCTGGCGACCATCCTTTATACCTCCGGTACGACGGGCGAAGCGAAAGGAGTCATGCTCAGCCACGGAAATCTGGTGAGCAACGCCATCGGCAGTTGCGATGCATTCCAAACCGAAGCCGAGGACATTCGGCTTTGTTGGCTGCCACTGTCTCACATCTTTGCCCGCACGTGCGATCTTTATACGTGGCTGGTTCGCGGTTCACAGCTTGGATTGGCAGAAAATCGCGAGAAAATCATCATGCATTGCAGCCAACTTCGTCCGACGCTGATGAACGGAGTTCCCTACTTTTTTGAGAAGGTAAAACGCTCGCTGGTCGACGCCGGCAAGGTCGGCCCTGCGGAACCCGGCGGGCCGACTCATTTACAGCGGTTGCTAGGAGGAAGGATACGCGCTTGTTGCTCCGGCGGCGCAGCATTGCCCAACCATGTCGCCGAGTTCTTTTGGCAGGAGGGAGTGCCACTGGTGCAGGGCTATGGGCTGACGGAATCGTCGCCGGTGATAACCACCGGCACACCAAGCCGGCACAAATTGGGCACCGTCGGCCAACCAATCAAAGGCGTCGAAGTAAAAATCGCGGACGATGGCGAAATCCTCACTCGCGGGCCACATGTGATGCTTGGTTATTGGAACCGAGCCGATGCTACCACCGCGACGATGCGCGATGGCTGGTTGCAAACTGGAGATTTGGGCAGTCTCGACGCCGACGGATATTTGCGAATTACCGGTCGCAAGAAGGAGATCATCGTCACCGCTGGCGGCAAGAACATCGCGCCGGTTTATCTCGAATCGCTGCTGACGCAAGACCCCCTGGTGGCGCAAGCCATTGTAATCGGCGACAATCGTAAGTATCTAACCGCCCTGATCGTGCCAAATCCAGATGCTTTGCGAGCGGAGATTATTTCACGACACCTTCCGGTTATCTCGCCAGCCGAGGCGCTAGCACATCCATCGGTTTTGGAACTCTATCGGGAGCGAATCGATTCACGCCTGGCCGAAGCATCGGACTGCGAGCAAATCCAGCGATTCAAGCTGCTACCACGCGGCTTTACGATGGAACAAGAAGAACTCACGCCGACGTTGAAACTCCGTCGCAAAATGATTCATGAGCATTTTGCGGCCGAAATTGAGACGTTGTACTCCGACCTAACATTGAACTGCGGAACAGAACATTCAAAATAG